In Apilactobacillus bombintestini, one genomic interval encodes:
- the trpS gene encoding tryptophan--tRNA ligase, whose amino-acid sequence MTEKKVILTGDRPTGKLHIGHYVGSLKNRVQLQNSGKYDTNIMIADMQALTDNARDPEKIRNSLLQVALDYLAVGIDPEKSTILVQSQIPALNELTMHYLNLVSVNRLKRNPTVKTEIKQKKFGESVPAGFFIYPVSQAADITAFKADTVPVGEDQEPMLEQTREIVRSINGIYGKDILVEPEGYFPPKGMGRIPGLDGNAKMSKSLDNCIYLSDDADTIQKKVMSMYTDPNHIHVEDPGKVEGNTVFTYLDIFADDKAKVAELKEQYRHGGLGDVKIKRYLNEVLQAELKPIRERRERFAEDPQAVYDILKAGSEKANKVATQTLDEVRDAIGINYFK is encoded by the coding sequence ATGACAGAAAAAAAGGTTATTTTAACTGGTGATCGTCCAACAGGTAAGTTACACATTGGACATTACGTAGGTTCATTAAAAAACCGTGTTCAACTACAAAATTCTGGTAAATATGATACCAATATTATGATTGCGGATATGCAAGCATTAACCGATAATGCTCGTGATCCAGAAAAGATTAGAAATTCACTATTACAAGTAGCATTGGATTACTTGGCGGTAGGAATTGATCCTGAAAAGTCTACTATTTTAGTACAATCACAAATTCCTGCATTAAATGAATTAACTATGCACTATTTAAACTTAGTTTCAGTAAACCGTTTGAAGAGAAACCCAACTGTTAAAACTGAAATTAAACAAAAGAAGTTCGGTGAAAGTGTACCAGCTGGATTCTTCATTTACCCAGTAAGTCAAGCTGCTGATATTACTGCTTTTAAAGCCGACACAGTTCCAGTAGGTGAAGACCAAGAACCTATGCTAGAACAAACTAGAGAAATCGTAAGAAGCATCAATGGTATTTACGGTAAAGATATTTTAGTAGAACCTGAAGGCTACTTCCCACCAAAGGGAATGGGTAGAATTCCTGGTCTAGATGGTAACGCTAAGATGAGTAAGTCATTAGACAATTGTATCTACCTATCTGATGATGCTGATACCATCCAAAAGAAAGTTATGTCTATGTACACTGATCCTAACCATATTCACGTGGAAGATCCTGGTAAGGTAGAAGGCAACACTGTCTTTACTTACTTAGACATCTTTGCTGACGATAAAGCTAAAGTAGCTGAATTAAAAGAACAATATCGTCACGGTGGTTTAGGTGATGTTAAGATTAAACGTTACTTAAATGAAGTTTTACAAGCTGAATTAAAACCTATTAGAGAACGTCGTGAACGTTTTGCTGAAGATCCACAAGCAGTTTACGATATCCTAAAAGCTGGTAGTGAAAAAGCTAATAAAGTAGCTACACAAACTCTAGACGAAGTTAGAGACGCTATTGGAATTAATTACTTCAAATAA
- the helD gene encoding RNA polymerase recycling motor HelD, which translates to MASKDQENEQRRVDDVVNKIDKRIDKTQLEYEKAHNETKRVQQNYGNNTSVNYVEVDDRIETAADLQQQRGLVNKVVQSESIVKNQLDTYKKLADSPYFGRIDIQDSPDDKPESLYIGTASFVDNKENFLVYDWRAPISSIYYNGTLGKVAYKTPAGNQSTNLKLKRQFQISHGKINNMFDTNETVGDEMLQNVLGQQHDEVMQNIVSTIQKEQNDIIRDTYNDLLVVQGVAGSGKTSAILQRIAFLLYHSRSSLQADQIILFSPNRLFSHYISDVLPSLGERNMRQVTLQEFIDHRMEGLKVESLFEQYEKKDVISDEAKSIHDFKESHQYMQMIYDYVNNLKPADMAFQDIMIDGYAFFDSDVIRDIYASQPKLLKPAEKFLRTKNRLIEILKKRVEVEAYKPWVDNEIDQLNSEQYHDFMIGHELGSFQDEDDERFFIAKQIATQHFRKVYDAIFNGAFFDPYVQYMRFMHQVNYPIDVSSAEWHKSIKAFDSLLELHRIKLDNATPLLYLRDLMVGGGQNRNMQYLFVDEMQDYSIAQLVYIKHAFPNTKINLIGDSEQALFKEVQAPEELLSKLNEAFATKKSRLITLRRSYRSTYPITNFAKSMLPNGDDIEAFNRPGKDPEIIIRYDEDQAMDALIKTAKRELKEEGTVAIITKNLKEAESLHQHTYHELHPNLLSDTDSSLPKGVVIMPIYLAKGLEFDSVISWNVSEENYPNEKYVGILYTIATRAMHSLTMISIGKVSPVIANSHLAMENLKINHSM; encoded by the coding sequence ATGGCAAGTAAAGACCAAGAAAATGAGCAACGTCGTGTGGATGATGTGGTTAACAAAATCGATAAAAGAATTGATAAAACCCAATTAGAATATGAAAAAGCCCATAACGAAACAAAACGTGTTCAACAAAACTACGGTAACAATACTTCTGTTAACTATGTCGAAGTCGATGACCGTATTGAAACTGCTGCCGATTTGCAACAACAAAGAGGATTAGTTAATAAAGTAGTACAAAGTGAATCCATTGTTAAAAATCAATTGGATACTTATAAAAAATTGGCCGACTCACCATACTTTGGACGTATTGATATTCAAGACAGTCCGGATGACAAACCGGAAAGCTTATATATTGGGACTGCATCATTTGTAGATAATAAAGAAAATTTTCTGGTCTATGATTGGCGTGCCCCTATTTCTAGTATCTACTATAACGGTACTTTAGGTAAGGTGGCTTACAAAACACCGGCTGGAAATCAATCAACTAACTTAAAATTAAAACGTCAATTTCAAATATCACACGGAAAGATCAACAATATGTTTGATACTAATGAAACCGTGGGTGATGAAATGCTACAGAACGTGTTAGGACAACAACACGATGAAGTAATGCAAAATATTGTTTCTACTATTCAAAAGGAACAAAACGATATCATCCGTGATACTTACAACGATTTGTTAGTAGTACAAGGAGTTGCTGGATCAGGTAAAACATCTGCTATCTTACAACGAATTGCCTTTTTGCTATATCACAGTCGTAGTTCTTTACAAGCAGATCAAATTATTTTGTTCTCACCTAACCGCTTGTTCTCTCACTATATTTCTGATGTTTTACCTAGTTTAGGTGAACGTAACATGCGTCAGGTTACTCTACAAGAATTCATTGATCATCGTATGGAAGGACTTAAAGTAGAAAGTCTATTTGAACAATATGAAAAGAAAGATGTCATTTCTGACGAAGCCAAAAGTATTCACGACTTCAAAGAAAGTCATCAATACATGCAAATGATTTATGATTATGTAAATAACTTAAAACCTGCTGATATGGCATTTCAAGATATCATGATTGATGGATATGCATTCTTTGATAGCGACGTCATTCGCGACATCTATGCTTCACAACCTAAATTATTAAAGCCTGCAGAAAAGTTTTTACGTACTAAGAATCGTTTGATTGAAATATTAAAGAAACGTGTAGAAGTAGAAGCTTACAAACCATGGGTAGATAATGAAATTGATCAATTAAATTCAGAACAATATCATGACTTTATGATTGGACATGAATTAGGTAGTTTCCAAGATGAAGATGATGAAAGATTCTTTATTGCTAAACAAATAGCTACACAACACTTCAGAAAAGTATATGATGCTATTTTCAATGGCGCATTCTTCGACCCATATGTTCAATATATGAGGTTTATGCACCAAGTTAACTACCCAATAGATGTAAGCAGTGCAGAATGGCATAAATCTATTAAAGCATTTGATTCCTTATTGGAATTACATCGTATCAAGTTAGATAATGCTACTCCCCTACTTTATTTGCGTGACTTAATGGTAGGTGGCGGTCAAAACCGTAACATGCAATATCTATTCGTTGATGAAATGCAAGATTATTCCATTGCTCAATTAGTTTATATTAAACATGCTTTCCCTAATACCAAAATTAATTTAATTGGTGACAGTGAACAAGCATTATTTAAAGAAGTACAAGCACCGGAAGAATTATTAAGTAAATTAAATGAAGCATTTGCTACTAAGAAATCTCGTTTAATTACTCTACGTCGTTCTTACCGTTCTACTTATCCTATTACTAATTTTGCTAAATCCATGTTACCTAATGGTGATGATATAGAAGCATTTAACCGTCCTGGAAAAGATCCAGAAATCATTATTCGTTATGATGAAGATCAAGCTATGGATGCATTAATTAAAACTGCTAAGCGTGAATTAAAAGAAGAAGGTACAGTGGCTATTATCACTAAGAACTTAAAAGAAGCCGAAAGCCTTCACCAACACACTTATCATGAGTTACATCCTAACTTGTTATCTGATACTGATTCATCCTTACCTAAAGGAGTAGTCATTATGCCTATTTATTTAGCTAAGGGACTAGAATTTGATTCAGTAATTTCTTGGAATGTATCTGAAGAAAATTATCCAAACGAAAAATATGTAGGTATTTTATATACCATCGCTACTAGAGCTATGCATAGTTTAACTATGATCAGTATCGGTAAAGTTTCTCCAGTAATTGCTAATTCACATCTAGCTATGGAAAACTTAAAAATTAATCACAGCATGTAA